In Pseudothermotoga hypogea DSM 11164 = NBRC 106472, the following are encoded in one genomic region:
- the miaB gene encoding tRNA (N6-isopentenyl adenosine(37)-C2)-methylthiotransferase MiaB — protein sequence MRVHFKTYGCQMNENDTQIMAGILLHEGFEIVDELELADVVILNTCVVRQKSQDKYHSALGQLVKLKGQGKIKLIGVAGCGSNLEGEKLLTLGADFVIGSRSIVDVAEVLRRSATGEKVVHLEDRTHLLEADIPRFRKVKHHAWITIVHGCNRFCTYCIVPYTRGRERSRPMQDVLREVERLVAEGTIEVTFLGQNVDAYGKDLKDGTSLARLIEETSKFEQIKRIWFLTSYPTDITDELIEVVAENPKAAKSFHIPVQSGSDRILRMMNRRYTSAQFLSLVERIRSQVPDASISSDIIVGFPTETDQDHRETINLVRQARFERLNLAVYSPRPGTVAARFFSDDVPREVKVERLNQLLEIQKQINAELNGAYLGRVVEIIVEGKTKDGSYYGRDIRNKIVIFTSDEQLNLGETVRVRVERTTAGPLYGRKE from the coding sequence ATGAGGGTGCATTTCAAGACCTACGGTTGTCAGATGAACGAGAACGATACACAGATCATGGCAGGAATTTTACTCCACGAAGGCTTCGAGATCGTCGATGAACTTGAACTCGCCGATGTGGTCATACTGAACACGTGTGTAGTGAGGCAGAAATCACAGGACAAATATCACTCGGCGCTCGGTCAACTCGTAAAATTGAAAGGGCAGGGAAAGATAAAGCTGATCGGCGTGGCTGGTTGTGGTTCGAACCTCGAAGGTGAAAAGCTTTTGACACTCGGAGCCGATTTTGTTATTGGTTCACGTTCGATTGTGGATGTCGCTGAAGTGCTGAGAAGATCCGCAACCGGAGAGAAAGTGGTTCACCTTGAAGACAGAACGCACCTTCTCGAAGCGGACATTCCGAGATTTCGCAAGGTGAAACACCACGCATGGATAACCATCGTACACGGTTGCAACAGGTTCTGTACTTACTGTATCGTGCCGTACACCCGCGGCAGAGAACGCAGCAGGCCCATGCAAGACGTACTGAGAGAGGTCGAAAGACTTGTCGCAGAAGGCACGATCGAAGTCACCTTCTTGGGCCAGAACGTGGACGCTTACGGTAAAGATTTGAAGGATGGCACAAGTCTGGCAAGGCTGATCGAGGAAACGAGCAAGTTTGAACAGATAAAAAGGATATGGTTTTTGACATCTTATCCAACCGACATCACAGACGAATTGATAGAAGTGGTTGCGGAAAATCCCAAGGCGGCAAAATCTTTTCACATACCTGTCCAATCCGGTAGCGATCGTATCCTGAGGATGATGAATCGTCGTTACACTTCGGCACAGTTCCTGAGCCTGGTGGAGAGAATACGATCACAAGTGCCTGATGCGTCGATAAGCAGTGACATCATCGTGGGTTTTCCGACAGAAACTGATCAGGATCATCGAGAAACGATCAATCTGGTGCGTCAAGCAAGGTTCGAAAGACTCAATCTGGCCGTTTACTCACCTCGACCTGGCACAGTGGCGGCAAGGTTCTTCAGCGACGATGTGCCGAGGGAAGTCAAAGTCGAACGGCTGAACCAGCTGCTGGAAATCCAGAAGCAGATAAACGCCGAGCTGAACGGTGCGTACCTTGGCAGAGTGGTGGAAATCATCGTCGAAGGTAAGACGAAGGATGGTTCTTACTACGGGCGTGACATCAGGAACAAGATCGTCATCTTCACAAGCGATGAGCAATTGAATCTTGGTGAAACGGTGCGCGTGAGAGTGGAAAGAACGACGGCGGGGCCACTGTACGGGAGAAAGGAATAG
- a CDS encoding DMT family transporter has translation MHYFYLIVTLLFFSSIEVVTKPVSGKIDPFFLTFFRFLIGGSFLILFSLFSKKRIESHDLPKLILIGCLNGVISMSLLQLSVKYSNASTAATLVAMNPLYVSMFSQLLGKDRLSRRKWFGVALGALGVLVLSSANVSGDSALGIVFGISASISFALYTVLMKDFSNKYGPLLATSVSTFAAGIVYGALLAIFGRLSLLDVNWCEGLIFLYVGIGVTGVAYVTFFKAIQHFGPVKTSVIFYLKPAVASFLAFLLLSETVNAQKIIGTIIVVVSLFLK, from the coding sequence ATGCACTACTTCTACTTGATCGTAACGCTTTTGTTTTTTTCCTCCATCGAGGTTGTCACGAAGCCTGTTTCTGGAAAGATCGATCCGTTCTTCCTGACGTTTTTCCGATTCCTTATTGGAGGTAGTTTCTTGATACTCTTTTCACTCTTCTCTAAGAAAAGAATCGAATCACACGATCTACCCAAACTAATACTCATCGGTTGTTTGAACGGTGTGATTTCTATGAGCTTGCTTCAACTTTCTGTGAAGTATTCCAACGCCTCAACCGCCGCAACTCTAGTAGCGATGAACCCATTGTACGTGAGCATGTTTTCCCAGCTTCTCGGTAAAGACAGATTGAGCAGGCGAAAGTGGTTTGGTGTCGCGCTCGGTGCCCTTGGAGTACTGGTCCTTTCCTCGGCGAACGTTTCTGGCGACAGTGCGTTAGGTATCGTTTTTGGTATTTCAGCTTCCATCAGTTTTGCACTTTACACCGTGCTCATGAAGGATTTTTCGAACAAGTACGGTCCACTTCTGGCAACCTCTGTTTCAACCTTTGCTGCGGGGATTGTTTACGGCGCGCTGCTTGCCATCTTTGGAAGGCTCTCTCTATTGGATGTGAACTGGTGCGAAGGTTTGATTTTTCTCTACGTAGGTATCGGTGTCACCGGTGTGGCCTACGTGACATTTTTCAAAGCGATCCAGCACTTTGGTCCTGTGAAAACGAGTGTCATATTCTACTTGAAACCAGCCGTAGCGAGTTTTTTAGCATTCTTGTTGCTATCGGAAACTGTCAACGCTCAAAAGATCATCGGAACGATCATCGTGGTGGTGTCTTTGTTTTTGAAATGA
- a CDS encoding tagaturonate epimerase family protein, giving the protein MSNLFAEFQHLTRGKFVPYATSLRKSTDATFFLVRDELDKYLIVIGKKGICELFEGQKIGEIDRQDVVLCAKNDRNCQSLMSLFPSLKPQICNAKLSFGFGDRLGVATAAHAQCVQKEKLFPIFAQQSVREISRTERNWLDVLHSAVWGVFESGYDGPFGADADHVKKIEDLESAARAGYTMFTIDPSDHVKDPAKFDKRELVRFYEEHPMRRTLEMKYIGKSFTVLGEKLTFDEENFAEVFVTYIDAIEHVEKCYRALRAVCKTSFDLEVSIDETSVPTTSLAHIFFVQELVRRGVEFRTLALRFPGEWQKGIDYVGDIDLFSENLDKHVAIVKMFTGYRLSLHSGSDKFSVYPILAEKTDRTIHVKTAGTSYLEAIRVVAKFAPDLYRQIHKYALSRFDQDKASYHVTTELSKIPDVDKLEDSELPSLLDQPDSRQLIHITYGSVLTAKKEGRSLFKDRIMRVLFEHEAEHYDFLKKHLGKHIQLLGV; this is encoded by the coding sequence ATGTCCAATCTGTTTGCCGAGTTTCAACACCTCACAAGGGGCAAATTCGTCCCTTACGCCACCTCGCTGAGAAAAAGCACGGATGCCACGTTCTTTCTCGTACGCGACGAGCTCGACAAGTATCTGATCGTGATCGGCAAGAAGGGGATATGCGAACTGTTCGAAGGTCAAAAGATTGGTGAGATCGATCGACAGGACGTTGTCCTGTGTGCCAAAAACGATAGAAACTGTCAAAGTCTCATGAGTCTGTTTCCCTCACTAAAACCACAGATTTGCAACGCGAAACTTTCGTTTGGTTTTGGAGACAGGCTTGGTGTGGCTACGGCCGCGCACGCTCAGTGTGTGCAAAAAGAAAAACTGTTCCCCATTTTTGCCCAGCAGTCAGTTCGGGAGATATCACGAACGGAGAGAAACTGGCTCGACGTGTTACACAGCGCCGTATGGGGTGTGTTCGAGAGTGGCTACGACGGGCCCTTCGGAGCGGACGCGGACCACGTGAAGAAGATTGAAGATCTGGAGAGCGCGGCACGCGCGGGCTACACCATGTTCACGATCGACCCTTCGGACCATGTCAAGGATCCTGCAAAATTTGACAAGAGAGAACTCGTCAGGTTCTACGAAGAGCATCCAATGAGACGCACACTCGAAATGAAATACATCGGAAAGAGCTTCACGGTCCTTGGAGAAAAACTCACGTTCGACGAAGAAAACTTTGCGGAGGTGTTCGTGACCTACATCGATGCGATCGAACATGTGGAGAAATGCTACAGGGCACTGCGAGCAGTGTGCAAGACGAGCTTCGATCTGGAGGTCTCCATAGACGAGACGTCTGTACCAACAACGTCCCTTGCACACATCTTCTTCGTGCAGGAACTCGTGAGGCGCGGTGTGGAATTCCGAACCTTAGCGCTGAGGTTCCCGGGAGAGTGGCAGAAAGGAATTGACTACGTGGGTGACATCGATCTCTTCTCTGAGAACCTTGACAAGCACGTCGCTATCGTCAAAATGTTCACAGGTTACAGATTGTCTCTGCACTCCGGTAGTGACAAGTTCAGCGTGTACCCTATCTTAGCTGAGAAAACAGATAGAACCATCCACGTCAAGACAGCTGGAACGAGCTATCTGGAAGCCATCAGGGTCGTTGCGAAGTTCGCTCCGGATCTGTACAGACAGATCCATAAATACGCTCTTTCAAGATTTGACCAAGACAAAGCTTCCTACCACGTCACGACGGAGCTTTCGAAGATCCCAGACGTTGATAAACTTGAAGATTCAGAGCTTCCGTCCTTACTGGATCAACCTGACAGTAGACAATTGATACACATAACTTACGGTTCCGTTCTGACTGCGAAAAAAGAGGGTAGATCTCTCTTCAAAGATCGTATAATGAGAGTGTTGTTCGAACACGAAGCTGAGCACTACGATTTTCTCAAAAAGCACCTTGGTAAACATATCCAGCTTTTGGGTGTTTGA
- the rpsB gene encoding 30S ribosomal protein S2 — MPVITMKQLLEAGAHFGHRTRRWNPKMAPYIYGSRKGIYIIDLQKTLKLIEEACEFIRAKASEGGTMIMVGTKKQAQRVIEEEAKRCGAFYVNNRWLGGLLTNFKTIKSRIDRLIELEQMEESGELAKLPKKEQSRLRKVLEKLRKNLGGLKGMEKLPDIVFVVDPRKEKNAVAEANILGIPVVGIVDTNCDPDPIDYVIPANDDAIRSIKLIVSKIADAYLEGREGVSFAEPEPQQAPKAEVLEEKESEIDISDLFEDTSFEEEEE; from the coding sequence ATGCCGGTTATCACGATGAAACAGTTGCTCGAAGCAGGTGCACACTTTGGCCATCGCACAAGACGCTGGAACCCCAAGATGGCACCGTACATCTACGGTAGCCGCAAGGGAATCTACATCATTGACCTGCAGAAAACGCTCAAGCTCATCGAAGAAGCTTGTGAATTCATTCGAGCCAAGGCAAGTGAAGGCGGAACCATGATCATGGTCGGTACGAAGAAACAGGCTCAGAGAGTCATTGAAGAAGAGGCCAAGAGATGTGGCGCTTTCTATGTCAACAACAGGTGGCTCGGTGGATTGCTGACGAACTTCAAAACAATCAAATCCAGGATCGACAGACTCATCGAGCTCGAACAGATGGAAGAGAGTGGCGAGCTTGCAAAGCTACCGAAGAAGGAGCAAAGCAGGCTGAGAAAGGTGCTCGAGAAACTTCGCAAGAACCTCGGTGGTCTGAAGGGAATGGAGAAACTTCCCGATATCGTGTTCGTTGTCGATCCGAGAAAAGAAAAGAATGCGGTCGCCGAAGCGAACATCCTTGGTATACCTGTCGTGGGCATCGTGGACACCAACTGCGATCCTGATCCCATCGACTATGTGATCCCGGCGAACGACGATGCGATAAGGTCCATCAAACTGATCGTGTCCAAGATAGCCGACGCTTATCTGGAAGGTAGAGAGGGTGTCTCCTTTGCTGAGCCGGAACCTCAGCAAGCACCGAAAGCTGAAGTTCTCGAGGAGAAGGAGAGCGAGATAGACATCTCAGATCTGTTCGAAGACACCAGCTTCGAAGAGGAGGAAGAATGA
- a CDS encoding SDR family oxidoreductase: MNEAYKLFSLEGKVVVITGGAGILGSAIGEGMARFGASIAICDIRNYEERANEFRSKGLNAKGYHMDVMNIESIRKAHDEILKDFGRVDVLINAAGGNMPEATTSPQLSFFDIPLEALQKVVGLNLFGGAILPSQVFGKTMVKNPEGGSIINISSMAAFRPLTRVLGYSAAKAAVSNFTQWLAVHLALEYSKKIRVNAIAPGFFLTSQNRYLLLDEQGNLTARGKAIIDHTPMGRFGDPEDLIGACVWLASDASKFVTGAVIPIDGGFNAYSGV, from the coding sequence ATGAACGAGGCGTACAAGCTTTTCAGTCTCGAGGGTAAAGTTGTTGTCATCACCGGTGGGGCTGGAATCTTGGGATCCGCGATAGGAGAAGGCATGGCAAGGTTTGGAGCCAGCATCGCAATATGCGACATCAGAAACTACGAAGAGAGAGCGAACGAATTTAGATCCAAAGGCCTCAACGCCAAGGGTTATCACATGGACGTGATGAACATCGAGAGCATCAGGAAAGCTCACGATGAAATACTCAAAGACTTCGGCAGGGTGGACGTGCTCATAAACGCAGCAGGTGGGAACATGCCAGAAGCGACCACCTCACCGCAACTCAGCTTCTTCGACATACCTTTGGAGGCGCTCCAAAAGGTGGTTGGCCTGAACTTGTTCGGTGGCGCGATACTACCATCTCAAGTCTTCGGAAAGACGATGGTGAAGAATCCCGAGGGTGGTTCGATCATCAACATCTCTTCGATGGCCGCGTTCAGACCCTTGACGAGGGTACTTGGCTATTCTGCAGCGAAGGCAGCCGTGAGCAACTTCACTCAGTGGCTCGCTGTGCATTTGGCGCTCGAGTACAGCAAGAAGATCAGAGTGAATGCGATTGCCCCAGGTTTCTTCCTCACCAGCCAGAACCGATACCTCCTGCTCGATGAGCAGGGCAACCTCACCGCGAGGGGTAAAGCGATCATCGATCACACACCGATGGGCAGGTTTGGCGATCCCGAGGACCTCATCGGTGCCTGTGTCTGGCTCGCTTCAGACGCCTCCAAGTTCGTAACCGGTGCGGTCATCCCTATCGATGGAGGTTTCAACGCCTACTCCGGTGTGTGA
- a CDS encoding HD domain-containing phosphohydrolase, with translation MKQALLILLLVCSLHFALSLRVGIYDNPPQVYLLDGRPAGLYIEVLEKIAKENGWKIEYVFATFPEQLENLKTGRIDVLVSIAYTEERAKVYDYNSEALLLNWGVICVQKDFQYRDITDLAGKTVAVGKGDVYGQAFLRELQRYSVSVDLLELPDYPDVLRAVRERRAVAGVVSRIYAVQNHEKFGVKITGTIFSPVELRFAFPKGSAINATLIDKIDEHLRKLKSDHEAYNSLIARYLGMEKRVIPPWLATLLLVTGVGLVVFASWTLSLRVMVKLKTKELLKANDELKQLNEEITAQQQELSALNEQLENTYARLESSLKRFGDVLSFLSGISPDVSREDFYTMFLSSAQRFDSNALVVLMDDDVCYLLEDGSMKKTSVKGLTLLHDRKKLLDLVSEALKINFEAVVYDVSKDGETALLFLYKDHVTYCVEEDLAKALCSVLTIYTKLKKHEEALASLSEGVTRAFLRALEFHEQHTAKHSETVKNYAVKMAVKLDLDERWVRLISCAALLHDLGKLAIPSTILNKPGRLSAEELQLVKQHPVIAAEIIRHIKGLEEVAEIVQHHHERWDGKGYPDGLSGEEIPLGARILCVADAFEAMTSNRPYRKAMSISEAVSELINNAGKQFDPNLVLIFLEILKEEGVMVVES, from the coding sequence ATGAAACAAGCACTGTTGATTCTTCTGCTCGTTTGTTCTCTTCATTTTGCCTTGTCTTTGAGAGTGGGGATATACGACAATCCACCTCAGGTGTACCTGCTCGATGGTCGCCCCGCTGGTCTCTACATAGAGGTGCTCGAAAAGATCGCAAAGGAAAACGGTTGGAAAATTGAGTACGTTTTTGCCACCTTTCCGGAGCAACTTGAGAACCTGAAGACTGGCAGGATCGACGTACTCGTGTCCATAGCGTACACGGAAGAACGCGCGAAGGTGTACGACTACAACAGTGAAGCTCTACTGCTCAACTGGGGCGTGATCTGTGTTCAAAAAGATTTTCAGTACAGAGACATTACAGATCTTGCGGGAAAAACTGTGGCTGTTGGCAAAGGAGACGTGTATGGTCAAGCGTTCTTGAGAGAACTGCAGCGCTACTCGGTGTCTGTGGACTTGCTCGAACTGCCCGATTATCCTGACGTTTTGAGGGCCGTCCGGGAAAGACGTGCCGTGGCTGGTGTTGTGAGCAGAATATACGCCGTACAAAATCACGAGAAATTCGGTGTGAAGATCACGGGCACTATCTTTTCTCCGGTTGAGTTGAGGTTCGCGTTCCCAAAAGGTTCTGCAATCAACGCAACGTTGATAGACAAAATCGATGAGCATCTCAGAAAACTCAAGAGTGATCACGAAGCTTACAACAGTTTGATCGCGCGCTACCTCGGGATGGAGAAGCGCGTGATTCCACCTTGGTTGGCGACACTTCTCTTGGTGACTGGTGTTGGGCTCGTCGTCTTTGCGTCTTGGACTTTGAGCTTGCGTGTGATGGTGAAGCTCAAGACAAAAGAACTGTTGAAAGCAAACGATGAACTCAAGCAGTTGAACGAAGAGATCACGGCACAACAGCAAGAGCTTTCGGCGCTGAACGAACAATTGGAGAACACTTACGCGCGGTTGGAAAGTTCTTTGAAGCGTTTCGGTGATGTTCTGAGCTTTCTCTCTGGCATCTCGCCAGATGTGTCGCGTGAGGATTTCTACACGATGTTTCTCTCCTCGGCGCAGAGGTTCGATTCCAACGCTCTTGTGGTATTGATGGACGATGACGTGTGTTATCTTCTGGAAGATGGTTCAATGAAGAAGACCTCCGTGAAAGGACTCACACTGTTGCATGATAGAAAGAAACTGTTGGATCTCGTGAGTGAGGCGTTGAAAATCAATTTTGAAGCGGTCGTTTACGACGTGTCTAAAGACGGCGAAACGGCACTCCTGTTCCTGTACAAGGACCACGTCACGTATTGTGTCGAAGAGGATCTTGCGAAAGCACTGTGCTCGGTCCTGACAATCTACACAAAATTGAAGAAGCACGAAGAAGCCCTGGCGTCTCTCAGCGAAGGTGTCACACGCGCGTTTCTCAGAGCACTGGAGTTCCACGAACAACACACAGCAAAACATTCAGAGACGGTGAAAAACTACGCAGTGAAGATGGCTGTAAAACTCGATCTGGATGAGCGTTGGGTGCGGCTCATCAGTTGCGCTGCTTTGCTCCACGATCTTGGGAAACTCGCCATTCCCAGCACGATTCTGAACAAACCTGGGAGGTTGTCAGCGGAGGAGTTGCAGCTGGTGAAGCAGCATCCGGTGATCGCCGCGGAGATCATTCGGCACATCAAAGGACTCGAAGAAGTCGCAGAGATCGTACAACACCACCATGAAAGATGGGATGGTAAAGGTTATCCTGACGGTTTGTCGGGCGAGGAGATTCCGCTCGGCGCCAGAATCTTGTGCGTTGCGGACGCTTTCGAGGCGATGACTTCGAACAGACCCTACAGGAAAGCGATGAGCATCAGTGAGGCTGTCTCGGAACTGATCAACAATGCGGGCAAGCAGTTTGATCCCAACTTGGTACTGATTTTCCTCGAAATACTCAAAGAAGAAGGAGTGATGGTGGTTGAAAGTTGA
- a CDS encoding lactate racemase domain-containing protein codes for MKYIERLQDSLDRTDLLQLIRETLPDRKLEKVLLIHPDYTRVDFSHLLVPIIHGELKKRGLRTLHTLNASGTHRAMSEQEIRKKLGLFEEEFVMFNHDYANPNALMNVGELSAEFVSQKTMGDLQQPLPVTLNKLFFEKYDLIIVLSGTSPHESTGFSGGLKSIIPGIAGPDVVGLFHWAAVLIGIPRLIGLVDNPARDVINEASKMAFEKVRSPVIFYNMVYEESSSGVLAKGLYFGEGYEGALEAYRRAAEASKKIHIVYINRPVKRAVQVIDENYDEIWTAGKGSYKLQRPGVIEPGGEIIIYAPHIKIFHSNKQMDQAIRQIGYHCKDYVKEFLKRHPNFDRNVAAHVINVRGDGRYDPVTGKEECLFNVTLATGISKEDCEAVSLGYRPCQSIRREDFMDEDSLWIEHGGKFLYELRGNN; via the coding sequence ATGAAGTACATTGAACGGTTGCAGGACAGTCTTGACAGAACAGATTTGCTGCAACTGATCCGGGAAACCCTACCGGACAGAAAGCTTGAAAAAGTCCTGCTGATCCATCCAGATTACACGCGTGTCGATTTCTCACACCTGCTCGTTCCCATCATCCACGGAGAGTTGAAGAAGAGAGGTTTGAGAACTCTTCACACGCTCAACGCGAGTGGAACCCACAGGGCAATGAGCGAGCAGGAGATCAGAAAAAAACTTGGACTTTTCGAAGAAGAGTTCGTGATGTTCAACCACGATTATGCAAACCCAAATGCACTGATGAACGTTGGTGAACTGAGCGCAGAGTTTGTGAGCCAAAAGACAATGGGGGATTTGCAACAGCCTTTACCGGTGACACTCAACAAGCTCTTCTTCGAAAAGTACGACCTCATCATCGTTTTGAGTGGAACCTCTCCGCACGAATCTACTGGATTCTCCGGTGGACTGAAGTCGATCATACCAGGCATCGCAGGACCCGATGTGGTCGGACTCTTCCATTGGGCTGCTGTGCTCATAGGCATTCCGAGATTGATCGGGCTTGTGGACAATCCCGCGAGGGACGTGATCAACGAGGCCAGCAAAATGGCTTTTGAAAAAGTTCGTTCCCCCGTGATCTTTTACAACATGGTCTATGAAGAATCTTCGTCCGGCGTTCTGGCGAAGGGTCTTTACTTCGGCGAAGGGTATGAAGGAGCTCTCGAGGCGTACAGGCGAGCGGCGGAAGCGAGCAAAAAAATTCACATCGTGTACATCAACAGGCCCGTGAAACGTGCCGTGCAGGTCATCGACGAAAACTACGACGAGATCTGGACGGCGGGCAAAGGCTCGTACAAACTGCAACGTCCCGGCGTGATAGAACCCGGCGGTGAGATCATAATCTATGCACCACACATAAAGATCTTCCACTCAAACAAGCAGATGGATCAGGCCATAAGACAGATCGGCTATCACTGTAAGGACTACGTGAAGGAGTTTTTGAAGAGACATCCCAATTTCGACAGGAACGTCGCTGCACATGTGATAAATGTCCGAGGCGATGGAAGGTACGATCCTGTCACTGGCAAGGAAGAATGCCTGTTCAACGTCACACTCGCCACAGGAATAAGCAAAGAAGACTGCGAAGCTGTTTCACTCGGTTACAGACCCTGCCAATCGATACGCCGTGAAGATTTCATGGATGAGGATTCTCTTTGGATAGAACATGGAGGCAAGTTCCTTTATGAGCTGCGTGGAAACAACTGA
- a CDS encoding cyclic 2,3-diphosphoglycerate synthase translates to MRKRVIIMGAAGRDFHNFNVYFRDNEEYEVVAFTATQIPDIEGRIYPPELAGKLYPNGIPIEPESKLVELIKKYNVDEVILAYSDLSHQYVMERAAIVMSAGADFKLMGPMHTMIVSNIPVVAVCAVRTGCGKSQTTRRVLDILRSKGLKVVSIRHPMPYGDLVAQKVQRFATYEDLDKYKCTIEEREEYEPHIDRKSVIYAGVDYKAILDSAEAENPDVILWDGGNNDFPFYKPDLLIVVADPHRAGHEVTYHPGMTNLLMADVVVINKEETASPEAIEIVRKNIERWNPRAIVVDAASPIFVEDPSIIKGKRALVVEDGPTLTHGEMRYGAGFVAAKKFGASQIVDPRPYAVGSILDTYKKYTHLDLILPAMGYGEKQVKELEQTINNADADVVIIGTPIDLRRLMKLNKPAVRVRYELQEIGRPNLEDVLSQFIVQKVRKGV, encoded by the coding sequence GTGCGTAAACGGGTCATCATCATGGGTGCGGCTGGCAGAGATTTTCACAACTTCAACGTGTACTTCAGAGACAACGAAGAATACGAGGTAGTGGCGTTCACAGCGACCCAGATACCGGACATAGAAGGCAGGATATACCCACCAGAGCTCGCGGGCAAACTCTATCCGAACGGGATACCGATCGAACCTGAGTCCAAGCTCGTCGAGTTGATCAAGAAGTACAACGTCGATGAAGTGATCTTGGCTTACAGTGACCTATCACACCAATACGTCATGGAGAGAGCCGCGATCGTCATGTCCGCAGGTGCAGACTTCAAGCTCATGGGACCGATGCACACGATGATCGTCTCCAACATACCCGTCGTGGCCGTTTGTGCGGTCAGGACTGGATGTGGCAAGAGTCAAACGACGCGCCGCGTTTTGGACATACTCAGATCGAAGGGTCTTAAGGTAGTCTCGATAAGACACCCGATGCCCTATGGAGATTTGGTGGCGCAGAAGGTGCAGAGGTTCGCGACGTACGAAGATTTGGACAAATACAAGTGCACGATCGAAGAACGCGAGGAGTACGAGCCTCACATAGACAGAAAGTCGGTGATCTACGCTGGAGTTGACTACAAAGCGATACTCGACAGCGCCGAGGCGGAGAATCCCGACGTCATCCTTTGGGACGGTGGCAACAACGACTTTCCGTTCTACAAACCCGATCTTTTGATCGTAGTGGCCGACCCACACAGGGCAGGTCACGAGGTAACATACCACCCCGGCATGACCAATCTGCTCATGGCGGACGTTGTGGTCATAAACAAGGAAGAGACGGCTTCACCAGAGGCCATAGAGATCGTCAGGAAGAACATCGAAAGATGGAATCCGAGGGCCATCGTCGTGGATGCTGCCTCACCCATATTCGTCGAGGATCCAAGCATCATCAAAGGCAAGAGGGCACTCGTTGTGGAAGATGGCCCAACTCTAACTCACGGGGAAATGCGTTACGGTGCAGGTTTCGTAGCAGCGAAGAAGTTCGGTGCATCGCAGATCGTTGATCCGAGGCCCTACGCTGTTGGCTCGATACTGGACACCTACAAAAAATACACGCATCTGGACCTGATACTTCCAGCGATGGGCTATGGAGAAAAACAGGTGAAAGAGCTCGAGCAGACCATAAACAACGCAGATGCTGATGTTGTGATCATCGGCACACCGATCGATCTGCGAAGACTCATGAAGCTCAACAAACCCGCAGTTAGGGTCAGGTACGAGTTGCAGGAGATAGGAAGACCCAACCTGGAGGACGTGTTGAGCCAGTTCATCGTTCAGAAGGTTCGCAAAGGTGTTTGA
- a CDS encoding DeoR/GlpR family DNA-binding transcription regulator, producing the protein MFTEERRNIILDILKRKGKVTVQELVERFNVSSVTIRKDLEFLESNGSIVRTHGGAILADHSKSEWNFLKKIHQKEAEKKRIAKKIVSLIEDGDTVILDSSSTNYYVTYELRHADFSSITVVTNNVFIAGKLIEQGIEVIVLGGVVRENSLSLVGPWALRFLEEINVDKAFLGTTGFSIEKGFMTPSIVEADVKRAMIKSASKVYVVTDSTKFHRSAFASFAMPEEIDGVITDIGIPEEFEKFLIEKGVEVYKV; encoded by the coding sequence ATGTTTACAGAAGAGAGAAGGAACATAATCCTCGACATTTTGAAGCGAAAGGGAAAAGTAACCGTACAGGAACTGGTGGAAAGGTTCAACGTGAGCAGCGTAACAATAAGAAAGGATTTGGAATTCTTGGAGTCGAACGGTTCGATCGTGAGAACCCATGGTGGTGCGATCCTCGCCGACCATTCGAAGTCGGAATGGAACTTTTTGAAGAAGATCCACCAAAAAGAGGCCGAGAAGAAGCGCATCGCTAAAAAGATCGTTTCGCTCATCGAAGATGGAGACACGGTGATATTGGACAGCAGCAGTACTAACTATTACGTCACGTACGAGCTTCGACACGCAGATTTTTCGTCGATCACTGTGGTCACTAACAACGTCTTCATCGCGGGAAAGTTGATAGAACAGGGTATCGAAGTGATCGTTCTGGGTGGCGTGGTGAGAGAAAACAGTCTCTCACTCGTTGGCCCGTGGGCATTGAGGTTTCTGGAAGAAATCAACGTCGACAAAGCTTTTCTCGGAACAACGGGTTTTTCCATCGAAAAGGGCTTCATGACACCGAGCATAGTCGAAGCGGACGTGAAGAGGGCGATGATCAAAAGTGCTTCGAAGGTGTACGTGGTCACCGATTCAACGAAATTCCACAGAAGCGCCTTTGCATCTTTCGCTATGCCCGAGGAAATCGACGGTGTCATAACGGATATTGGTATTCCTGAGGAATTCGAAAAGTTCCTGATCGAAAAGGGCGTTGAAGTGTACAAAGTGTGA